A genomic window from Cupriavidus metallidurans CH34 includes:
- the gabT gene encoding 4-aminobutyrate--2-oxoglutarate transaminase yields MKNAELVRRKDAATPRGVGVMCNFYADRAENSEIWDVEGKRYIDFAAGIAVLNTGHRHPRLVAALQAQLNRFTHTAYQIVPYASYVELAEKINQRAPGRSARKTAFFTTGAEAVENAVKIARAATGRPGVIAFSGGFHGRTMMGMALTGKVAPYKTGFGPFPGEVFHAPYPSALHGVTVEDSRRALEHLFKADIDPRRVAAIIFEPVQGEGGFNVAPPEFVRMLRAVCDEHGILLVADEVQTGFGRTGKLFAMEHYDVAPDLTTMAKSLAGGMPLSAVCGRAEIMDAPAPGGLGGTYAGNPLAVASALAVLDVLESENLIARGAELGERLTARLNSLKPRVPQIAEVRGIGAMVAVEFRRADGSPDAEFTREVQNRALERGLLLLSCGVYGNVIRFLFPLTIQDAVMNEGLDILADVLTR; encoded by the coding sequence ATGAAGAACGCCGAACTGGTCCGTCGCAAGGATGCCGCTACCCCGCGTGGGGTAGGTGTGATGTGCAATTTCTACGCCGACCGCGCCGAGAACAGCGAAATCTGGGATGTCGAGGGCAAGCGGTACATCGACTTCGCTGCCGGCATCGCCGTGCTCAACACGGGCCATCGTCACCCGCGCCTGGTGGCCGCGCTGCAGGCGCAACTGAATCGCTTCACCCATACGGCGTACCAGATCGTGCCGTACGCCAGCTATGTGGAGCTGGCCGAGAAGATCAACCAGCGCGCGCCGGGCCGCTCAGCTCGCAAGACGGCCTTCTTCACGACCGGCGCGGAAGCGGTGGAGAACGCCGTCAAGATCGCGCGCGCCGCCACCGGCCGGCCCGGCGTGATCGCGTTCTCAGGCGGGTTCCATGGCCGCACGATGATGGGCATGGCGCTGACTGGCAAGGTGGCCCCGTACAAGACCGGCTTCGGGCCGTTCCCCGGCGAGGTCTTCCACGCGCCTTACCCGTCTGCATTGCATGGCGTGACGGTGGAGGATTCGCGCCGCGCGCTCGAACACCTGTTCAAGGCCGATATCGACCCGCGCCGCGTGGCAGCCATCATCTTCGAACCGGTGCAGGGCGAAGGCGGCTTCAACGTGGCGCCGCCGGAGTTCGTGCGGATGCTGCGCGCTGTGTGCGACGAGCACGGCATCCTGCTGGTGGCCGATGAGGTCCAGACCGGTTTCGGCCGCACGGGCAAGCTGTTCGCGATGGAGCACTACGACGTCGCGCCGGACCTGACCACGATGGCCAAGAGCCTGGCCGGCGGGATGCCGCTTTCCGCCGTGTGTGGCCGTGCCGAAATCATGGATGCGCCCGCGCCGGGCGGCCTCGGCGGGACCTACGCCGGCAATCCGCTGGCGGTGGCGTCCGCGCTGGCCGTGCTCGACGTGCTCGAGTCCGAGAACCTGATCGCGCGAGGCGCGGAGCTTGGCGAACGACTGACGGCCCGCCTGAACAGCCTCAAGCCGCGCGTGCCGCAAATCGCCGAAGTCCGTGGCATCGGCGCAATGGTGGCCGTGGAGTTCCGTCGCGCCGATGGCAGCCCGGATGCGGAGTTCACCCGCGAAGTGCAGAACCGCGCGCTGGAGAGGGGCCTGTTGCTGCTGTCGTGCGGCGTGTACGGCAACGTGATTCGCTTCCTGTTCCCGCTGACCATCCAGGACGCCGTGATGAACGAGGGCCTCGACATCCTGGCAGACGTGCTGACTCGCTGA
- the pdxR gene encoding MocR-like pyridoxine biosynthesis transcription factor PdxR, producing MKETILSDLLLQRLERPAGAVTGKSGEHMNRQLYAIIRQEILAGAVPAGSKLPASRLLAKEIGVSRNTVLYAYEQLLAEGYVTASTGSGTFVSHTVPDHRALHNGSAANGTITVPAVQQHPNRFALSRRGQHLVSHASASDRQWGAFVAGVPDVSLFPHAVWARLLNKHWRNPSPQLLTYAHHGGYLPLKKLLAEHLRLVRSVRCEPDQIILTTGIHQAVDLTTRLLADPGDKAWMEDPGYWGTRSLLASAGVEPIPVPVDDEGIAPSPATLQNPPRFIFVTPSHQYPLGMMMSLSRRRMLLEYARQRGAWIIEDDYDSEFRFEGRPVASLQGLDDNDRVIYMGTFSKTLFPGIRMGFMVLPKPLAPHFATGLSELYREGQLVQQAVLADFIEEGHYATHIRRMRQRYAQRQALLREAIANRFGADWPTSTHEAGLHMVMHLPRGADDLGISMAARTQGLSARPLSRYYSEGAATQQGLLLGYACVPEAEIGPAFRKLAEVIEPALEHLARTQEPPKPIAARINAEAWSGA from the coding sequence TTGAAAGAGACGATTCTTTCCGACCTGCTGCTTCAGCGACTTGAGCGCCCCGCTGGTGCAGTCACCGGCAAATCGGGCGAGCATATGAACCGACAGCTCTACGCCATCATCCGTCAGGAGATCCTTGCAGGTGCTGTGCCAGCGGGTAGCAAGCTGCCGGCGTCGCGCCTGCTGGCCAAGGAAATCGGTGTCTCGCGCAACACCGTCCTGTATGCGTACGAGCAGTTATTGGCCGAAGGCTATGTGACCGCATCCACCGGAAGTGGCACCTTCGTGTCGCATACCGTTCCCGACCATCGTGCATTGCACAACGGGAGTGCGGCGAATGGCACCATCACTGTGCCCGCAGTGCAGCAACACCCAAACCGATTCGCGCTGTCGCGACGCGGGCAGCATCTGGTGTCCCACGCCAGCGCGTCGGATCGCCAATGGGGCGCGTTCGTCGCAGGCGTGCCTGATGTCTCGCTATTTCCACACGCGGTCTGGGCGCGCCTGCTGAACAAGCACTGGCGCAATCCAAGCCCGCAGTTGCTGACGTACGCGCATCACGGCGGCTACCTGCCGCTGAAGAAGCTGCTGGCCGAACACCTGCGTCTAGTGCGTTCCGTGCGCTGCGAGCCGGACCAGATCATCCTGACCACCGGCATCCACCAGGCCGTGGACCTGACCACCCGGCTGCTGGCCGACCCCGGCGACAAGGCATGGATGGAAGATCCCGGCTACTGGGGCACACGCAGCCTGCTGGCAAGCGCGGGCGTGGAGCCAATCCCGGTACCGGTCGACGATGAAGGGATCGCGCCAAGCCCCGCGACGCTACAGAATCCGCCACGCTTCATCTTCGTCACGCCTTCGCACCAGTATCCGCTTGGCATGATGATGAGCCTCTCGCGCCGGCGCATGTTGCTCGAATACGCGCGGCAGCGCGGTGCATGGATCATCGAGGACGACTACGACAGCGAGTTCCGTTTCGAAGGCAGGCCGGTGGCGTCGTTGCAGGGGCTGGACGACAACGATCGCGTGATCTACATGGGCACGTTCTCGAAGACGCTCTTCCCGGGCATACGCATGGGCTTCATGGTGTTGCCCAAGCCGCTGGCGCCCCACTTCGCCACGGGGCTGTCCGAGCTCTATCGCGAAGGCCAGCTCGTGCAGCAGGCGGTGCTGGCGGACTTCATCGAGGAAGGCCACTACGCCACGCATATCCGTCGGATGCGCCAGCGGTACGCGCAGCGCCAGGCGCTGTTACGCGAAGCCATCGCCAACCGCTTCGGCGCCGACTGGCCCACATCCACGCATGAGGCCGGCCTGCACATGGTGATGCATCTGCCGCGCGGCGCCGATGATCTTGGCATCAGCATGGCCGCGCGCACGCAGGGGCTATCGGCCCGGCCGCTTTCGCGCTACTACAGCGAGGGGGCGGCGACGCAACAAGGGCTGCTGCTCGGCTACGCGTGCGTGCCCGAAGCCGAGATCGGTCCGGCCTTCCGCAAACTGGCCGAAGTCATCGAGCCGGCGCTGGAACATCTGGCGCGCACCCAGGAGCCGCCAAAACCGATTGCCGCGAGGATCAATGCAGAAGCGTGGAGCGGCGCTTGA
- a CDS encoding ABC transporter permease, whose protein sequence is MKSFLKRYCRNYGAMIGLIVLLAVVVVSFVAPMLYEESPWMMVAEPLMKPFADMAYPFGTDMLGRDITAGLLYGARVSLLVGVISTAVALVVGVLVGSVAGYCGGRIDDALMRVTEFFQTIPQLAMAVVIVAIFNPSIYSIVGAISVVSWPPVARLVRGEFLSLKQREFVQAAIVIGQRPLRIILTQILPNAMSPIIVSASFMVATAILTESALSFLGLGDRNMMSWGFMIGAARTMIREAWWMSVWPGVAILLTVLAINLIGEGLNDALNPQLRRRGE, encoded by the coding sequence ATGAAATCGTTCCTCAAGCGCTATTGCCGCAACTACGGCGCCATGATCGGCCTGATCGTGCTGCTGGCGGTGGTTGTGGTGTCCTTCGTCGCGCCGATGCTCTACGAAGAGTCGCCCTGGATGATGGTGGCGGAACCGCTGATGAAGCCGTTCGCGGACATGGCCTATCCGTTCGGCACGGACATGCTGGGCCGCGACATCACCGCCGGGCTGCTGTATGGCGCGCGTGTTTCGCTGCTGGTCGGGGTGATCTCCACGGCGGTGGCGCTGGTCGTCGGCGTGCTCGTGGGGTCCGTGGCGGGGTACTGCGGTGGCCGGATCGACGACGCGCTGATGCGGGTGACCGAGTTCTTCCAGACCATTCCTCAGTTGGCCATGGCAGTGGTGATCGTGGCCATCTTCAATCCGTCGATCTACTCGATCGTTGGCGCGATCTCGGTCGTGTCGTGGCCGCCAGTAGCGCGCCTGGTGCGCGGAGAATTCCTGTCGCTGAAGCAGCGTGAGTTCGTGCAGGCCGCGATTGTGATCGGCCAGCGTCCACTGCGCATCATCCTGACGCAAATCCTGCCCAATGCGATGTCGCCGATCATCGTTTCGGCGTCGTTCATGGTGGCCACCGCCATCCTGACCGAGTCGGCGCTGTCGTTCCTGGGGCTTGGCGACCGCAACATGATGAGCTGGGGCTTCATGATCGGCGCCGCGCGCACCATGATCCGTGAAGCCTGGTGGATGAGCGTCTGGCCCGGCGTGGCAATCCTGCTGACGGTGCTGGCGATCAACCTGATCGGGGAGGGGCTCAACGATGCCCTGAACCCGCAACTGCGCCGCCGCGGCGAGTAA
- a CDS encoding ABC transporter permease, whose product MNFLSFFLSRLVKALVVVIGVVVINFFLIRMAPGDPATVMAGEAGAGDATYVTQLREQFGLDQPVLTQLGIYLKGVAKLDLGYSYRNHLPVLDLILDRLPATFLLMSGAFLFSIVMGVLLGVIAARTRYENRRRWIDSAVMSGALLLYATPLFWLSLMAIILFSVVLGWLPAFGMESVGAGYTGLARVQDIALHLVLPTISLGCFFMAVYVRLTRASMLEVMGMDFVKTARAKGVPARRVIRVHVLRNALLPVITFAGIQLGQMAGGAVLTETVFSWPGIGRLMFDALLQRDYQLLLGIFFVTSALVVFFNLVTDVVYRFIDPRIAIGGKEATA is encoded by the coding sequence GTGAATTTTCTGTCTTTCTTTCTATCCCGGCTGGTCAAGGCACTGGTGGTGGTGATCGGCGTGGTCGTCATCAACTTCTTCCTGATCCGCATGGCGCCCGGCGATCCGGCCACGGTGATGGCTGGCGAAGCTGGCGCTGGCGATGCCACCTATGTGACGCAGTTGCGTGAGCAGTTCGGGCTGGACCAGCCTGTGCTGACGCAACTGGGCATCTATCTCAAGGGGGTGGCGAAGCTCGACCTCGGCTACTCGTATCGTAACCACCTGCCGGTGCTGGACCTGATCCTCGATCGCCTGCCGGCCACCTTCTTGCTGATGAGCGGGGCATTCCTGTTCTCGATCGTGATGGGGGTGCTGTTGGGCGTGATTGCGGCGCGAACGCGCTACGAAAACCGCCGGCGCTGGATTGACAGCGCGGTGATGTCCGGCGCGTTGCTGCTGTACGCCACGCCGTTGTTCTGGCTCTCGCTGATGGCCATCATCCTGTTCTCCGTGGTGCTCGGCTGGTTGCCTGCTTTCGGCATGGAGAGCGTCGGGGCCGGATACACGGGACTGGCCCGCGTGCAGGATATCGCGCTCCATCTGGTGCTGCCGACGATTTCGTTGGGCTGCTTCTTCATGGCTGTCTACGTGCGACTGACGCGGGCTTCGATGCTCGAGGTCATGGGCATGGACTTCGTCAAGACGGCGCGCGCCAAGGGTGTGCCGGCCCGCCGCGTGATTCGTGTGCATGTGCTGCGTAACGCGCTGCTGCCCGTCATCACGTTTGCTGGCATCCAGCTTGGCCAGATGGCCGGTGGCGCGGTGCTGACCGAAACCGTGTTCTCGTGGCCTGGTATTGGCCGGCTGATGTTCGATGCGCTGCTGCAACGCGACTACCAGTTGCTGCTCGGCATCTTCTTCGTGACATCGGCGCTGGTGGTGTTCTTCAACCTGGTGACCGACGTGGTCTACCGCTTCATCGACCCCCGTATCGCCATCGGCGGCAAGGAGGCCACGGCATGA
- a CDS encoding ArgE/DapE family deacylase: MPNAATVASPESTTLTTQAIADAVRALTPYMVKTLSDFVAAESPSGAEQPAVDFMDDALRELGLESERIVLNTAQLKDMPLFSTPCCPDGGRYNLLATHRPRERGGRSVLFNGHLDVVPTGPDSMWRESPFKSYVEDGWLYGRGAGDMKAGIVCALAAFKALKELGVQPAGNVGFNGVLEEESTGNGALATVASLRSAVGAGKLASFDTVLIPEPLGEALMSAQMGVFWMYVELTGRPAHAAYMTTGVNPVEAGIAVMDDLRRLEAEWNLPENRPAAYRDHAHPINFNLGQIHGGEWNSSVPCTCTLGIRIGFYPQMDVNDAKAIVAQRVRDALARLGSTLDLNIRYEGFHAPGCEFDLDNAPMLALAEAHRKAHGNALKRQATTATTDARHFRITLDTPVTCYGPEARNIHGIDESVSIESMVRVATTFAQFMHDWCGVEPAADQT; this comes from the coding sequence ATGCCGAATGCAGCCACCGTTGCGTCTCCTGAATCGACAACGCTCACCACGCAGGCGATTGCCGATGCCGTGCGCGCACTCACGCCGTACATGGTGAAAACCCTGAGTGACTTCGTGGCGGCAGAGAGCCCGTCGGGTGCGGAGCAGCCCGCGGTGGACTTCATGGACGATGCGCTGCGCGAGCTTGGACTGGAGTCGGAACGCATCGTCCTGAACACGGCGCAGCTGAAAGACATGCCGCTGTTCTCCACGCCGTGCTGTCCCGATGGTGGACGCTACAACCTGCTGGCCACCCATCGTCCGCGCGAACGCGGTGGCCGCTCGGTACTGTTCAATGGTCACCTCGACGTGGTGCCAACCGGCCCCGATTCGATGTGGCGCGAGTCACCGTTCAAGTCGTATGTCGAGGATGGTTGGCTCTATGGTCGCGGCGCAGGTGACATGAAGGCGGGCATCGTCTGCGCGCTGGCCGCGTTCAAGGCACTGAAGGAACTGGGTGTACAGCCTGCCGGCAACGTCGGATTCAACGGCGTGCTGGAAGAAGAGAGCACCGGCAACGGCGCGCTGGCGACGGTGGCTTCGCTGCGTAGCGCCGTGGGCGCTGGCAAGCTCGCTTCGTTCGATACAGTGCTGATCCCCGAGCCGCTGGGTGAAGCCCTGATGAGCGCGCAGATGGGTGTGTTCTGGATGTATGTGGAACTGACGGGCCGCCCCGCCCACGCCGCGTATATGACTACTGGCGTCAATCCCGTGGAGGCCGGCATCGCGGTGATGGATGACCTGCGCCGTCTCGAAGCCGAATGGAACCTGCCGGAGAACCGGCCCGCCGCCTATCGCGACCACGCACATCCGATCAACTTCAACCTGGGCCAGATCCACGGTGGCGAATGGAACTCATCCGTGCCGTGTACCTGCACGCTTGGTATCCGCATCGGCTTCTATCCGCAGATGGATGTCAACGATGCCAAGGCCATCGTTGCCCAGCGCGTTCGTGATGCGCTGGCGCGTCTGGGTAGCACGCTTGACCTGAACATCCGCTACGAAGGCTTTCACGCGCCGGGCTGCGAGTTCGATCTCGATAATGCGCCGATGCTGGCGCTGGCCGAGGCGCACCGCAAGGCCCACGGCAATGCGCTGAAGCGTCAGGCCACCACGGCTACCACCGACGCCCGTCACTTCCGCATCACGCTCGATACACCCGTCACCTGCTACGGCCCCGAAGCTCGCAACATCCACGGCATCGACGAATCGGTGTCGATCGAAAGCATGGTGCGCGTGGCGACCACGTTCGCACAGTTCATGCACGACTGGTGCGGTGTAGAGCCAGCCGCCGACCAGACCTAG
- a CDS encoding ABC transporter ATP-binding protein — MTQTNSSRQPLLSIRDLSIALPAGGDRAHAVKDISYDLHAGEILCIVGESGSGKSMSANAIMGLLPSYLKPERGEILFQGRDLLKLDETTLLGMRGKDMAMVFQEPLSALNPVMTVGDQIAEVMRVHRAYPGEACQRRVLELLEFVGLPDPATLVHSYPFRLSGGQRQRVVIAMALALEPTLLIADEPTTALDVTTQAQILALIRRIQAEKGMGVMFVTHDFGVVAEIADRVAVMEKGVLVEIGTAQQVLNHPQHPYTRRLISAVPHGRARDGGHADDRTVLDVRNLRKTYVSGGGLFSKKRVTHAVDDVSFSVKRGETLGIVGESGSGKSTIGKCLLRLTGVDGGQMLFDGQDIARLSERQFRPMRRDVQMIFQDPFASLNPRHTVGRIITDGPVATGVPLGDAQARARELLQLVGLEASAFDRYPNQFSGGQRQRIGIARALALEPKLLVADESVSALDVSVQAQVLQLLADLQKRLDIALIFITHDLRVAAQICHQVIVMHRGRVVEAGPPSQIFDDPQHDYTRRLIDAIPGKTWDPTLIRVAA, encoded by the coding sequence ATGACGCAGACCAATTCCTCCCGACAACCGCTGTTGTCGATCCGCGATCTTTCCATCGCGCTGCCGGCGGGCGGCGACCGCGCGCACGCGGTCAAGGACATCTCGTATGACCTGCACGCTGGTGAAATCCTCTGCATCGTAGGGGAATCCGGCTCGGGAAAATCGATGAGCGCCAACGCGATCATGGGCCTGCTGCCGAGCTACCTGAAGCCTGAGCGCGGCGAGATCCTGTTCCAGGGGCGCGACCTGCTGAAACTGGACGAAACCACGCTGCTCGGCATGCGTGGCAAGGACATGGCAATGGTGTTCCAGGAGCCGTTGTCCGCGCTGAATCCCGTGATGACCGTTGGTGACCAGATCGCCGAAGTCATGCGTGTGCACCGCGCCTATCCGGGCGAAGCCTGCCAGCGGCGCGTGCTGGAACTGCTCGAGTTCGTCGGGTTGCCCGATCCAGCCACGCTGGTGCACAGCTATCCGTTCCGGCTGTCCGGCGGGCAGCGTCAGCGGGTGGTGATCGCGATGGCGCTGGCACTGGAGCCGACGCTGTTGATCGCGGACGAGCCCACCACGGCGCTGGACGTGACCACCCAGGCGCAGATTCTGGCCCTGATCCGGCGCATCCAGGCCGAGAAAGGCATGGGCGTGATGTTCGTTACCCACGACTTCGGCGTCGTGGCCGAGATCGCCGACCGCGTGGCCGTAATGGAAAAGGGCGTGCTGGTCGAGATCGGCACGGCGCAGCAGGTGCTCAATCACCCGCAGCATCCCTATACCCGGCGGCTGATCAGCGCCGTGCCACATGGCCGCGCGCGCGACGGCGGCCATGCGGACGACCGCACCGTGCTCGACGTGCGAAACCTGCGCAAGACCTACGTTTCCGGTGGCGGGCTGTTCTCGAAGAAGCGCGTGACTCACGCCGTGGATGACGTGTCGTTCAGCGTCAAGCGCGGCGAGACGCTCGGTATCGTGGGCGAATCGGGCTCGGGCAAGTCGACCATCGGCAAATGCCTGCTGCGCCTGACCGGCGTCGACGGTGGCCAGATGCTGTTCGACGGCCAGGACATTGCGCGCCTCTCCGAGCGCCAGTTCCGCCCGATGCGGCGCGACGTGCAGATGATCTTTCAGGACCCGTTTGCGTCGCTCAATCCGCGCCATACGGTTGGCCGCATCATCACCGATGGCCCCGTCGCCACAGGCGTGCCACTGGGCGATGCCCAGGCGCGGGCGCGCGAACTGCTGCAACTGGTTGGACTGGAAGCCTCCGCGTTCGACCGCTATCCAAACCAGTTCTCGGGCGGCCAGCGTCAGCGCATCGGTATCGCCCGGGCCCTGGCGCTGGAGCCGAAGCTGCTGGTGGCCGACGAATCGGTATCGGCGCTCGATGTCTCCGTACAGGCGCAGGTGCTGCAACTGCTGGCAGACCTGCAGAAGCGGCTCGATATCGCGCTGATCTTCATCACGCACGACCTGCGCGTGGCCGCGCAGATCTGCCATCAGGTCATCGTCATGCACCGGGGCCGGGTCGTCGAAGCTGGCCCGCCTTCGCAGATTTTTGATGATCCACAGCACGACTACACCCGTCGCCTGATCGACGCCATTCCCGGCAAGACCTGGGACCCGACGCTGATTCGCGTCGCGGCCTGA
- a CDS encoding cupin domain-containing protein, whose product MTRPQAVPTVQVDNERVAVTEWRFAKGAETGHHHHGYDYVVVPMTTGPLLLQTPEGEVTSQLVAGRAYYRAAGVEHNVINAHDGECVFVEIEIKRGDQA is encoded by the coding sequence ATGACCCGACCCCAGGCAGTACCGACCGTCCAGGTCGACAACGAACGTGTGGCCGTGACCGAATGGCGCTTCGCCAAGGGCGCCGAAACCGGGCATCACCACCATGGCTATGACTATGTGGTGGTGCCGATGACCACCGGGCCGCTGCTGCTGCAGACGCCGGAGGGCGAAGTCACGAGCCAGCTCGTGGCCGGGCGCGCCTATTACCGGGCAGCCGGCGTCGAGCACAACGTGATCAACGCCCATGACGGTGAATGCGTGTTCGTCGAAATCGAAATCAAGCGTGGAGACCAGGCATGA
- a CDS encoding IS3-like element ISRme13 family transposase (programmed frameshift), protein MTSKTKRAQYTLEFKLEAVRLVKSGQSMAVVSATLGIRAQTLHNWVKAEREGKLTGAGMKPVSPEQMELARLRAEVARLKMERDIFKKSRSILCEGVGVRYAFIERNRRYWPVSVLCELLGVSPSGYHQRKQRTVSTDRPDRGRLSDDALLAHIKAIHAGVKGEYGWPRMWKELLARGVRVGKERVRKLMALHGIRARHKRKYIATTNSNHDLPVAPNLLQRDFSPAAPNQVWTSDITYVATAEGWLYLVVIIDLFSRQVVGWSMQPHMKAELVTDALRMAWFRRRPEAGVIVHTDRGSQYCSHLFQDALKAYGMRSSMSRRGDCWDNAPTESLWGSLKVARLHGRQFATRRAAMDEVIDWLGFYNASRLHSTLGYVSPMTFEKNWSAAQQHRAA, encoded by the exons ATGACAAGCAAGACAAAGCGGGCGCAGTACACGCTGGAATTCAAGCTGGAAGCGGTACGGCTGGTGAAGAGCGGGCAGAGCATGGCAGTGGTTAGCGCGACCCTGGGCATCAGAGCGCAGACGCTGCATAACTGGGTCAAGGCGGAGCGGGAAGGCAAGCTGACTGGTGCGGGTATGAAGCCGGTCAGCCCGGAGCAGATGGAGCTGGCCCGGCTTCGGGCGGAGGTGGCGCGCTTGAAGATGGAGCGCGATATTT TTAAAAAAAGCCGCAGCATACTTTGCGAAGGAGTCGGTGTGAGGTATGCGTTCATCGAGCGAAACCGACGTTACTGGCCGGTCTCGGTCCTGTGTGAGCTGTTAGGGGTCAGCCCCAGCGGCTATCACCAGCGCAAGCAACGCACAGTAAGCACCGACAGGCCAGATAGAGGCCGACTCAGTGACGATGCCTTGTTGGCCCACATCAAGGCGATTCACGCCGGGGTCAAGGGGGAGTACGGCTGGCCGCGCATGTGGAAGGAACTGCTGGCGCGTGGGGTGCGGGTGGGCAAGGAGCGTGTTCGCAAGCTGATGGCGCTGCACGGCATCCGTGCCCGCCACAAGCGCAAGTACATCGCGACAACCAACTCGAACCACGATTTGCCGGTGGCCCCCAATCTGCTGCAACGCGACTTTAGCCCAGCAGCACCCAATCAAGTCTGGACGAGCGACATAACCTATGTGGCGACCGCCGAAGGCTGGCTCTACCTGGTGGTCATCATCGACCTGTTCAGCCGGCAGGTGGTTGGCTGGTCGATGCAACCACACATGAAGGCCGAATTGGTCACGGACGCGCTGCGCATGGCCTGGTTCCGGCGCCGCCCGGAAGCCGGTGTGATTGTGCACACCGACCGGGGAAGCCAGTATTGCAGCCATCTGTTTCAAGACGCCCTGAAGGCGTATGGCATGCGCTCGTCAATGAGCCGCAGGGGCGATTGCTGGGACAACGCGCCGACTGAGAGTCTGTGGGGGTCGTTGAAGGTCGCTCGCCTGCACGGTCGCCAGTTCGCTACCCGCCGCGCCGCAATGGACGAGGTAATTGACTGGCTTGGCTTTTATAATGCCAGCCGACTCCACTCGACGCTGGGCTACGTCAGCCCCATGACGTTCGAGAAAAACTGGTCCGCAGCTCAGCAACACCGGGCTGCCTAA
- a CDS encoding FAD-binding oxidoreductase, which translates to MSNTPALLSELAAILDPAGLQTGDAIDTRFRKDWYAPLGNPPLAVVRPRTTADVAAILAACHRHGQPVVPQGGLTGLASAATPGQGEVVLSLERMRGVEEIDEQAGTMTVWAGTTLQAAQEAARAAGWLLAVDLGARGSCQIGGNIATNAGGNRVIRYGMMRDQVLGIEVVLADGTVLTSLNKMLKNNAGYDLRQVFVGSEGTLGVITRAVLRLAPLPSATQTALCALKSFDDVVRLLRHAQRALSGRVSAFEAMWADYYTLVTTRVPGVRAPLAAGHPFYVLVDLQGSDADADAAAFERMLEGAMESGLIVDAAVAASGKEAESFWKLRDAVAEFPQMWAPNAAFDVSLPIGSIGRFADALRSAILERWPSAELVNFGHVGDSNLHFSVHLPGVDAAAFPEAEIDAVAYAIVREFAGSVSAEHGIGIHKKPYLGNSRTPEELALMRTIKAALDPKGILNPGRVFDPA; encoded by the coding sequence ATGTCCAATACACCCGCCCTCCTCTCTGAACTCGCCGCGATCCTCGACCCTGCCGGCCTGCAAACCGGCGACGCCATCGACACACGCTTCCGCAAGGACTGGTACGCGCCGCTGGGTAACCCGCCGCTGGCCGTCGTGCGGCCGCGTACGACGGCGGACGTCGCGGCCATCCTTGCCGCATGCCACAGGCATGGCCAGCCAGTCGTTCCCCAAGGAGGCCTGACAGGCCTGGCGTCTGCCGCGACGCCCGGGCAAGGCGAGGTCGTGCTATCCCTCGAACGGATGCGTGGCGTCGAAGAGATCGACGAGCAGGCTGGCACGATGACGGTCTGGGCGGGCACCACGCTGCAGGCCGCGCAGGAAGCCGCGCGCGCGGCCGGATGGTTGCTGGCGGTGGATCTCGGCGCACGCGGCAGTTGCCAGATCGGCGGCAATATCGCCACCAATGCGGGCGGCAATCGCGTGATTCGGTACGGCATGATGCGCGACCAGGTACTCGGGATTGAAGTCGTGCTGGCCGATGGCACCGTGCTGACATCACTGAACAAGATGCTCAAGAACAACGCTGGCTACGACCTGCGCCAGGTTTTCGTGGGCAGCGAAGGCACGCTCGGCGTGATCACGCGCGCGGTCCTGCGGCTCGCACCACTGCCGTCAGCCACGCAAACGGCGCTCTGCGCGCTGAAGAGTTTCGACGATGTGGTTCGCCTGCTGCGCCACGCGCAGCGCGCGCTTTCCGGCCGTGTCTCTGCCTTCGAAGCGATGTGGGCCGACTACTACACGCTAGTGACCACGCGTGTTCCGGGCGTACGCGCACCGCTTGCGGCAGGGCATCCATTCTATGTGCTGGTCGACCTGCAAGGCAGCGACGCTGATGCCGATGCCGCCGCGTTCGAACGGATGCTGGAAGGCGCGATGGAAAGCGGCCTGATTGTCGATGCCGCGGTGGCCGCGAGTGGTAAGGAGGCGGAGAGCTTTTGGAAGCTGCGCGATGCGGTGGCCGAGTTTCCGCAAATGTGGGCACCGAACGCGGCTTTCGACGTCAGCCTGCCGATTGGCAGCATTGGCCGATTCGCCGACGCGTTGCGTAGCGCCATCCTGGAACGATGGCCGAGCGCCGAACTGGTGAACTTCGGACACGTCGGCGACAGCAATCTGCACTTCAGCGTGCACCTGCCCGGGGTAGACGCGGCGGCGTTCCCAGAAGCCGAGATCGACGCGGTAGCCTATGCCATCGTTCGCGAGTTCGCCGGGAGCGTGTCGGCGGAGCACGGCATCGGCATCCACAAGAAGCCCTACCTCGGCAACTCGCGCACTCCTGAGGAGCTGGCGCTGATGCGCACAATCAAGGCAGCCCTCGACCCGAAGGGGATTCTGAACCCCGGGCGGGTATTCGATCCTGCCTGA